The following coding sequences lie in one Longimicrobium sp. genomic window:
- a CDS encoding outer membrane beta-barrel protein, whose product MRLATLVMIGAVAALTAGSASAQAATDQSSTRGLGVGVSFNASAVGVGAPREANTGSGVGVAVGYGVNEHLSFFARTNYAYRSSHLDAGVRYSFGGPRAALRPYAELAATRAGTTPAEGFRSTGYGATAGVGVEYFVSRKLALDVGVVHSEGRFTSREFAGEPVDGTFRFTSSRLNIGLKWHP is encoded by the coding sequence ATGAGGCTTGCGACGTTGGTGATGATCGGTGCGGTGGCGGCACTCACGGCCGGTTCCGCATCCGCACAGGCTGCGACGGACCAGTCCAGCACGCGCGGGCTGGGCGTGGGCGTGAGCTTCAACGCGAGCGCGGTGGGCGTCGGAGCGCCGAGGGAGGCGAACACGGGGAGCGGAGTCGGTGTGGCCGTAGGATACGGGGTCAACGAGCACCTCAGCTTCTTCGCCCGTACCAACTACGCCTACCGCTCGTCGCACCTGGATGCGGGTGTGCGCTACAGCTTCGGCGGTCCGCGCGCGGCGCTGCGCCCGTACGCGGAGCTGGCGGCGACCCGCGCCGGTACCACGCCGGCCGAGGGGTTCCGCTCGACCGGGTACGGAGCGACCGCCGGGGTCGGGGTGGAGTACTTCGTCAGCCGCAAGCTCGCGCTGGACGTAGGCGTCGTCCATTCGGAGGGGCGGTTCACCAGCCGGGAATTCGCCGGCGAGCCGGTCGACGGCACGTTCCGCTTCACCTCATCGCGCCTGAACATCGGGCTGAAGTGGCACCCGTAG
- a CDS encoding EamA family transporter, with protein sequence MMGYIYVVCAAVLWGLLGPASRFALRDGIDPLEIAFWRAAIAAVLFGAHAAALRRVRVERRDVPAVFAFGLVGIALFFASYMQAVRLGGASLAAVLLYTAPVWVALLAWLLGWETLGGRKVLALALTLVGVAGLARAAGGEVRVGAGAIFWGLVSGWAYATHYVFGKRYFPRYPTPTLFLYALPLGAAGLLPFFRFHPDKAAATWAVLVFLAVVPTYGSYLLYSAGLRRIEATRAATVATTEPVVAAIAAYLVWGERLGAAGYLFAAVVLAGVLLVVLANEKSEEGAHPAV encoded by the coding sequence ATGATGGGATACATCTACGTCGTCTGCGCGGCGGTGCTTTGGGGACTGCTCGGCCCCGCCTCCAGGTTCGCGCTGCGCGACGGAATCGACCCGCTGGAGATCGCGTTCTGGCGCGCGGCGATCGCGGCGGTGCTCTTTGGCGCGCACGCGGCGGCGCTGCGTCGCGTCAGAGTCGAGCGGCGCGACGTGCCCGCGGTGTTCGCGTTCGGGCTGGTTGGGATCGCGCTCTTTTTCGCGTCGTACATGCAGGCGGTGCGGCTGGGTGGCGCGTCGCTGGCGGCGGTGCTCCTGTACACGGCGCCCGTGTGGGTGGCGCTCCTCGCCTGGCTGCTGGGATGGGAGACGCTCGGCGGGCGCAAGGTGCTCGCCCTCGCGCTCACGCTGGTGGGGGTGGCGGGGCTGGCGCGCGCGGCGGGCGGGGAGGTGCGGGTAGGGGCGGGCGCGATCTTCTGGGGGCTGGTCTCAGGGTGGGCATACGCGACGCACTACGTCTTCGGGAAGCGCTACTTTCCGCGCTATCCCACGCCCACGCTCTTCCTTTACGCACTGCCGCTGGGCGCCGCGGGGCTCCTTCCGTTCTTCCGCTTCCATCCCGACAAGGCCGCGGCCACGTGGGCGGTCCTCGTGTTCCTGGCCGTGGTGCCCACCTACGGCTCGTACCTCCTGTACAGCGCCGGCCTTCGCCGCATCGAGGCGACGCGCGCCGCCACCGTCGCCACCACCGAGCCCGTCGTCGCCGCCATCGCCGCGTACCTGGTGTGGGGGGAGCGGCTGGGCGCGGCCGGGTACCTGTTCGCGGCGGTCGTGCTGGCCGGCGTGCTCCTGGTGGTGCTTGCGAATGAGAAAAGCGAAGAGGGTGCTCACCCGGCCGTGTGA
- a CDS encoding D-hexose-6-phosphate mutarotase: protein MTDPSAAVEAGENDLPRVILTHPSGARAEAYAHGAHLTSYVPAGGEEVFFVSRRARFDAASAIRGGVPVIFPQFAEQGPLPKHGFARVAEWALPEAAGAEGVARATFVLTDSPETLNLWPHTFLASLAVVLDERGLELRLDVFNRGDEEIEFTAALHSYFRVADVREAAVLGLKGISFHDKELDRDRAQDEDELTVHAPLDRVYRDAPDLLRIRDGAGGRMLVLEKGGFADAVVWNPWIEGAAKLDDMADDEYLQMLCVEAGSVAVPVRLEAGGRWSAWQRVSVESI, encoded by the coding sequence ATGACCGACCCATCCGCCGCCGTCGAGGCGGGCGAGAACGACCTGCCGCGCGTGATCCTAACGCACCCCTCCGGCGCCCGCGCCGAGGCGTACGCGCACGGGGCGCACCTCACCTCGTACGTGCCGGCGGGAGGCGAGGAGGTCTTCTTCGTGAGCCGCCGCGCGCGCTTCGATGCGGCCAGCGCAATCCGCGGCGGCGTCCCCGTCATCTTCCCGCAGTTCGCGGAGCAGGGGCCGCTTCCCAAGCACGGCTTCGCGCGGGTGGCGGAATGGGCGCTCCCCGAGGCCGCCGGCGCGGAAGGGGTGGCGCGCGCCACCTTCGTCCTTACCGATTCGCCGGAAACGCTCAACCTCTGGCCGCACACCTTTCTGGCCTCGCTCGCCGTCGTGCTGGACGAGCGCGGACTGGAGCTGCGGCTGGACGTCTTCAACCGCGGCGACGAGGAGATCGAGTTCACGGCGGCGCTGCACAGCTACTTCCGCGTGGCGGACGTGCGTGAGGCGGCGGTGCTCGGCCTCAAAGGCATCTCCTTCCACGACAAGGAGCTGGACCGCGACCGTGCGCAGGACGAAGACGAGCTCACCGTGCACGCCCCGCTCGACCGTGTCTACCGCGACGCCCCCGACCTCCTCCGCATCCGCGATGGCGCCGGCGGGCGGATGCTGGTGCTGGAGAAGGGGGGCTTCGCCGACGCCGTCGTGTGGAACCCGTGGATCGAGGGCGCCGCGAAGCTGGACGACATGGCCGATGACGAGTACCTCCAGATGCTGTGCGTGGAGGCGGGGAGCGTCGCCGTGCCCGTGCGCTTGGAGGCAGGTGGCCGCTGGAGCGCGTGGCAGCGGGTTTCGGTGGAGTCGATCTGA
- the ytxJ gene encoding bacillithiol system redox-active protein YtxJ, whose product MRDVTDSQALEQLFGADEAILFKHNTTCPISAMAHEQMTDFEQRHPEAPINIIDIHASRDLSDSIEERTGITHESPQVILLRQGKPVFHESRMEIRADALEQHLGGAANG is encoded by the coding sequence ATGCGGGACGTGACCGACAGCCAGGCGCTGGAGCAGCTCTTCGGCGCCGACGAGGCGATCCTCTTCAAGCACAACACCACCTGCCCCATCAGCGCGATGGCGCACGAGCAGATGACGGACTTCGAGCAGCGCCACCCCGAGGCGCCCATCAACATCATCGACATCCACGCCAGCCGCGACCTCAGCGACAGCATCGAGGAGCGCACCGGGATCACGCACGAGTCGCCGCAGGTGATCCTGCTGCGGCAGGGGAAGCCGGTCTTCCACGAGTCGCGCATGGAGATCCGGGCGGACGCGCTGGAGCAGCACCTGGGCGGCGCCGCCAACGGGTGA